Proteins encoded by one window of Macaca fascicularis isolate 582-1 chromosome 10, T2T-MFA8v1.1:
- the PRELID3B gene encoding PRELI domain containing protein 3B, protein MKIWTSEHVFDHPWETVTTAAMQKYPNPMNPSVVGVDVLDRHIDPSGKLHSHRLLSTEWGLPSIVKSLIGAARTKTYVQEHSVVDPVEKTMELKSTNISFTNMVSVDERLIYKPHPQDPDKTVLTQEAIITVKGVSLSSYLEGLMASTISSNASKGREAMEWVIHKLNAEIEELTASARGTIRTPMAAAAFAEK, encoded by the exons ATGAAGATCTGGACTTCGGAGCACGTCTTTGA CCACCCATGGGAAACTGTTACAACAGCTGCAATGCAGAAATACCCAAACCCTATGAACCCAAGTGTGGTTGGAGTTGATGTGTTGGACAGACATATAGATCCCTCTGGAAAGTTGCACAGCCACAGACTTCTCAGCACAGAGTGGGGACTGCCTTCCATTGTGAAGTCT CTTATTGGTGCAGCAAGAACGAAAACATATGTGCAAGAACATTCTGTAGTTGATCCTGTAGAGAAAACAATGGAACTTAAATCTACTAAT aTTTCATTTACAAACATGGTTTCAGTAGATGAGAGACTTATATACAAACCACATCCTCAGGATCCAGACAA AACCGTTTTGACTCAAGAAGCCATAATCACTGTGAAAGGCGTTAGCCTCAGCAGTTACCTTGAAGGACTGATGGCAAGTACGATATCCTCAAACGCTAGTAAA GGCCGAGAAGCAATGGAATGGGTAATACATAAATTAAATGCTGAGATTGAAGAACTGACAGCCTCAGCAAGAGGAACCATAAGGACTCCAATGGCAGCAGCAGCGTTTGCAGAGAAGTGA